The Candida dubliniensis CD36 chromosome 5, complete sequence genome has a window encoding:
- a CDS encoding D-lactaldehyde dehydrogenase, putative (Similar to S. cerevisiae GRE2;~induced by stress (osmotic, ionic, oxidative, heat shock and heavy metals) in S. cerevisiae) — protein MSSSTTVFVSGASGFVAQTLVKQLIEKDYKVVGTVRSNEKGDSLKENLKAAKLASENFTYEIVKDISVKGAFDDALKKHPEVTVFLHTASPFHFNITDIEKELLTPAVEGTNNALQAIKTYGPQVKRVVVTSSYAAIGRFGDLADPSIPANEESWNPITWEQSLADPLSGYVASKKFAEKAAWDFVEKEKPNFTLSVINPVYIFGPQAFEIKNKSQLNTSSEIINGLLNSKPNDTFTNLTGYFIDVRDVAKAHIVAFEKDSIQGKRLILAESPFTTQSILDLIHKDFPQLNSKLPKGDPSQADAWKKGESRIDNEKTRELLGFKFIDFKKSIDDSVVQIIG, from the coding sequence ATGTCTTCATCTACCACAGTTTTCGTTTCTGGTGCTTCAGGTTTTGTTGCTCAAACTTTAGTCAAGCAATTGATCGAAAAAGATTATAAAGTTGTTGGTACTGTTAGATCCAATGAAAAAGGTGACtctttaaaagaaaatttgaaagCTGCTAAATTGGCTTCAGAAAATTTCACTtatgaaattgttaaagATATTTCTGTTAAAGGTGCTTTTGATGATGCTTTAAAGAAACATCCAGAAGTTACTGTTTTCTTACATACTGCTTCTCCATTCCATTTCAACATTactgatattgaaaaagaattattaactCCAGCTGTTGAAGGTACTAATAATGCCTTACAAGCCATCAAAACTTATGGACCACAAGTTAAACGTGTTGTTGTCACTTCTTCATATGCTGCTATTGGAAGATTTGGTGATTTAGCTGACCCATCAATCCCAGCTAATGAAGAATCTTGGAATCCAATCACTTGGGAACAATCATTGGCTGATCCACTTTCTGGTTATGTTGCATCCAAGAAATTTGCTGAAAAAGCCGCATGggattttgttgaaaaggaaaaaccaaatttcACTCTTTCTGTTATTAATCCagtttatatttttggtCCACAAgcttttgaaatcaaaaataaatcccAATTAAACACATCAtcagaaattattaatggattattgaattcaaaaccAAATGATACATTCACTAATTTAACTggttattttattgatgttAGAGATGTTGCTAAAGCTCATATTGTTgcttttgaaaaagattcAATTCAAGGTAAAAGATTAATTTTAGCTGAATCTCCATTTACAACTCAAAGtattttggatttgattCATAAAGATTTCCCTCAATTGAATTCTAAATTACCTAAAGGTGATCCATCTCAAGCTGATGCTTGGAAGAAAGGTGAAAGTagaattgataatgaaaagaCTAGAGAATTACTTggattcaaatttattgatttcaaaaaatctATAGATGATTCTGTTGTTCAAATCATTGGTTAA